Proteins encoded within one genomic window of Ottowia sp. SB7-C50:
- a CDS encoding alpha-ketoacid dehydrogenase subunit beta gives MSAVNMTYAQAAALALSQAMEANPHVIALGEDLGRGGVFGQYRDAEGAPLVQRFGPDRIIDTPISESTIVGAAVGMALAGCTPVVELRVVDFALCAIDEVVNQAAKNRYMFGGQGRVPMVMRMPIGIWSSSAAQHSQSLEAWFAHIPGLVVVAPSTPADNHGLLLAALASGDPVVYMEHKELWATPGPVTPGDVVPLGQARVVREGGDVTLVSWSRQMQACEQAAEQLAAQGVQAELIDLRTLWPWDKAAVLASVAKTGRLLVVHEAIRVAGFGAEIAATVAEETGARVARLGAPRIPVGYAPTLEAEARVSAAQIAATAQKLVQR, from the coding sequence ATGAGCGCAGTGAACATGACCTACGCGCAGGCCGCCGCGCTGGCCTTGTCGCAGGCAATGGAAGCCAACCCCCATGTCATCGCGCTGGGTGAAGACCTGGGCCGCGGCGGCGTGTTCGGACAGTACCGCGACGCCGAGGGCGCGCCGCTGGTACAGCGCTTCGGGCCCGATCGCATCATCGACACGCCGATTTCCGAGAGCACCATCGTCGGCGCTGCGGTCGGCATGGCGCTGGCAGGCTGCACGCCGGTGGTCGAGTTGCGCGTGGTCGACTTCGCGCTGTGCGCCATCGACGAGGTGGTCAACCAGGCCGCCAAGAACCGCTACATGTTTGGCGGCCAGGGCCGCGTGCCGATGGTGATGCGCATGCCCATCGGCATCTGGTCGTCGTCGGCCGCGCAGCACAGCCAGTCGCTGGAGGCGTGGTTCGCGCACATTCCGGGGCTGGTGGTGGTCGCGCCTTCCACCCCGGCCGACAACCACGGCCTGCTGCTGGCGGCGCTGGCTTCGGGCGACCCGGTCGTCTACATGGAACACAAGGAGCTGTGGGCCACGCCCGGCCCGGTGACGCCCGGCGACGTCGTACCGCTGGGCCAGGCCCGCGTGGTGCGAGAAGGCGGTGACGTGACACTGGTCAGCTGGTCGCGCCAGATGCAGGCCTGCGAACAGGCGGCCGAGCAACTGGCCGCGCAAGGCGTGCAGGCCGAGCTGATCGACCTGCGCACCCTCTGGCCTTGGGACAAGGCCGCCGTGCTGGCCAGCGTGGCCAAGACCGGCCGCCTGCTGGTGGTGCACGAGGCAATCCGCGTGGCCGGCTTCGGTGCCGAGATCGCCGCCACGGTGGCCGAAGAAACCGGCGCGCGCGTGGCCCGACTGGGCGCGCCGCGCATCCCCGTCGGCTACGCGCCCACGCTGGAAGCCGAGGCGCGCGTCAGCGCCGCGCAGATCGCCGCCACCGCGCAGAAACTGGTGCAGCGATGA
- a CDS encoding thymidylate synthase has translation MSPPADRPIRHQYEDFLRHVDTHGVFKADRTGTGTRSVFGHQMRFDLNEGFPLVTTKKVHLKSIIYELLWFLRGDGNARWLQERGVTIWDEWAKPDGDLGPVYGVQWRSWPKPDGGHIDQIAQVVQTLKTNPDSRRIIVSAWNVADLDQMALMPCHAFFQFYVADGKLSCQLYQRSADIFLGVPFNIASYALLTHMLAQQCDLAVGDFIWTGGDCHIYSNHEAQVKEQLSRAPFPYPTLHIKRRPPSIFDYEFDDFEVRDYQHHAAIKAPVAV, from the coding sequence ATGAGCCCGCCCGCCGACCGCCCGATCCGCCACCAGTACGAAGATTTCCTGCGCCATGTCGACACGCACGGCGTGTTCAAGGCTGACCGCACCGGCACCGGCACCCGCAGCGTGTTCGGCCACCAGATGCGCTTTGATCTGAACGAGGGCTTTCCGCTGGTCACGACCAAGAAGGTGCACCTCAAAAGCATCATTTACGAACTGCTGTGGTTTTTGCGCGGCGATGGCAACGCGCGCTGGCTGCAGGAGCGCGGCGTGACGATCTGGGACGAATGGGCCAAGCCCGATGGCGACCTGGGGCCAGTGTATGGCGTGCAATGGCGCTCATGGCCCAAGCCGGATGGCGGGCACATCGACCAGATCGCGCAGGTGGTGCAAACGCTCAAGACCAACCCCGATTCGCGCCGCATCATCGTGAGCGCCTGGAACGTGGCCGACCTGGACCAGATGGCGCTGATGCCTTGCCATGCGTTTTTTCAGTTTTACGTGGCGGATGGCAAACTTAGTTGCCAGCTTTACCAGCGCAGTGCCGACATTTTTCTGGGCGTGCCCTTCAACATCGCCAGCTACGCGCTGCTGACGCACATGCTGGCGCAGCAGTGCGATCTGGCGGTGGGCGACTTCATCTGGACGGGCGGCGATTGCCACATCTACAGCAACCACGAAGCGCAGGTGAAGGAGCAACTCAGCCGCGCGCCCTTTCCCTACCCCACGCTGCACATCAAACGCCGCCCGCCGTCGATCTTCGATTACGAATTCGACGATTTCGAGGTGCGCGATTACCAGCATCACGCGGCGATCAAGGCGCCGGTGGCGGTTTGA
- the imuA gene encoding translesion DNA synthesis-associated protein ImuA, translating to MRALSFLPSSISTSVWPADELLCVTERVAATGHAALDAELPGGGWPLGALIELLQAAPDAPIWPLLLPAVAARQRASGGAVALVNPPHEPFLPAFTAGGLAASSLLWVRGETPVAQLWATEQALRCADVAVALAWLPRARATDLRRLHAAAALRADSLLFVLRPEAALAANSCARLRLRVAVQAQAHERAGWRDASSRGAGEGRVRPRAQANPVVDEDIAPSLCVDILKRRGPPLAAPIHLPAQAPPLRALLAASAQQQAARFGAVASGQVLWFDDQKESHALDRLAVAA from the coding sequence ATGCGTGCCTTGTCTTTCTTGCCGTCGTCGATCAGTACCAGCGTTTGGCCGGCCGACGAACTGCTGTGCGTGACCGAGCGGGTGGCCGCCACCGGCCATGCCGCGCTCGATGCCGAACTGCCCGGCGGCGGCTGGCCGCTGGGCGCGCTGATCGAGCTGCTGCAAGCTGCGCCCGATGCGCCCATCTGGCCGCTGCTGCTGCCCGCCGTGGCGGCGCGCCAGCGTGCGTCCGGCGGCGCGGTGGCACTGGTCAATCCGCCGCATGAGCCGTTCCTGCCCGCTTTCACGGCGGGCGGGCTGGCAGCTTCGTCGCTGCTGTGGGTGCGCGGCGAAACGCCAGTGGCGCAGCTCTGGGCCACCGAGCAGGCGCTGCGCTGCGCCGACGTGGCCGTCGCGCTGGCCTGGCTGCCCCGCGCGCGCGCCACCGATCTGCGCCGCTTGCATGCGGCGGCGGCGCTGCGGGCCGACAGCCTGCTGTTCGTGCTGCGACCAGAAGCGGCGCTGGCGGCCAACTCGTGCGCGCGGCTGCGTCTGCGGGTGGCGGTGCAGGCCCAGGCGCATGAGCGCGCGGGCTGGCGTGATGCGTCCAGCAGGGGCGCAGGCGAGGGCCGCGTGCGCCCTCGCGCACAGGCGAACCCCGTCGTGGACGAAGACATCGCGCCTTCGCTGTGCGTGGACATTCTCAAGCGCCGCGGTCCACCGCTTGCCGCGCCCATTCACCTGCCCGCGCAGGCGCCGCCGCTGCGCGCACTGCTGGCCGCCAGCGCGCAGCAGCAGGCCGCGCGCTTTGGCGCTGTCGCCAGCGGTCAGGTGCTGTGGTTCGATGATCAGAAAGAAAGCCATGCACTGGATCGCCTTGCAGTGGCCGCTTGA
- a CDS encoding dihydrofolate reductase — protein sequence MSSSRPHIGLIWAQARNGVIGQNGVMPWHLPEDLAHFKRTTLSHPVVMGRRTWDSIPPRFRPLPGRTNLVVTRQADWHQIGAQRSSSLREALQKCEKAERIWIIGGAQIYAQAMPLADELVVTHIDADFAGDAHAPAIGPEWREVARDERVAANGLRLAFVTYRRASA from the coding sequence ATGAGCAGCAGCCGCCCGCACATCGGCCTGATCTGGGCGCAGGCGCGCAACGGCGTCATCGGCCAGAACGGCGTGATGCCCTGGCACCTGCCGGAAGACCTGGCGCACTTCAAGCGCACCACGCTGAGCCACCCCGTCGTGATGGGCCGCCGCACGTGGGACTCGATCCCACCGCGCTTTCGCCCCCTGCCCGGCCGCACCAACCTCGTCGTCACGCGGCAAGCAGATTGGCATCAAATAGGCGCCCAGCGCTCGTCCAGTCTGCGCGAGGCGCTACAAAAATGTGAGAAAGCCGAAAGAATCTGGATCATCGGCGGCGCGCAGATCTACGCCCAGGCCATGCCCCTGGCCGACGAACTGGTGGTGACGCACATCGACGCCGACTTTGCCGGCGACGCCCACGCGCCCGCCATCGGCCCCGAATGGCGCGAGGTGGCGCGCGACGAGCGCGTGGCCGCCAACGGGCTGCGGCTGGCCTTCGTCACCTACCGCCGCGCCAGCGCTTAA
- a CDS encoding potassium channel family protein — protein MITPLRLLVLLRRYPSAALLAVQLIGVLLYAALDDGRTGRAGQIVLSLFGLVMLGMALRMVRQSPAANSGAMALAASVLVLWVAQRVAPSNHLLLAISVLEAAFYFYATGALIAYMLQDDAATTDELLAAGATFTVLAWAFAHLYMACQLLAPGTFPAAVRPDEPRTWFELLFLSFTTLAGVGLSDISPVKPMGRALVMLEELAGVMYIAGVVSRLIGLTINRRRARDG, from the coding sequence ATGATCACACCGCTTCGCCTCCTGGTGCTGCTGCGCCGCTATCCCTCGGCCGCCTTGCTGGCGGTGCAGTTGATCGGCGTGCTGCTGTACGCGGCGCTGGACGACGGCCGCACCGGGCGCGCGGGGCAGATCGTGCTCAGCCTGTTCGGCCTGGTGATGCTGGGCATGGCGCTGCGCATGGTGCGCCAGAGCCCGGCCGCCAACAGCGGGGCCATGGCGCTGGCCGCCAGCGTATTGGTGCTGTGGGTGGCGCAACGCGTGGCGCCCAGCAACCACCTGCTGCTGGCCATTTCGGTGCTGGAAGCAGCGTTCTACTTCTACGCCACCGGCGCGCTGATCGCCTACATGCTGCAGGACGACGCGGCAACCACGGACGAGTTGCTGGCCGCTGGCGCCACCTTCACCGTGCTGGCCTGGGCCTTTGCGCACCTGTACATGGCCTGCCAGCTGCTGGCGCCCGGCACCTTTCCGGCCGCGGTGCGACCCGATGAGCCGCGCACCTGGTTCGAATTGCTGTTCCTCAGCTTCACCACCCTGGCCGGCGTGGGGCTGAGCGACATCTCGCCCGTCAAGCCGATGGGCCGCGCGCTGGTCATGCTGGAAGAGCTGGCGGGCGTGATGTACATCGCCGGTGTGGTTTCCCGGTTGATCGGTTTGACGATCAACCGCCGCCGCGCCCGCGACGGCTAA
- a CDS encoding thiamine pyrophosphate-dependent dehydrogenase E1 component subunit alpha, translating to MVRIRAFEDAAEIASQGGVAAWGKEASSTPALVRGPLHLSTGQEAVAAGVCAHLTPADLLTSTHRGHGHTLAKGADPARMMCELFGRATGYNGGKGGSMHIADFSVGMLGANGVVAAGLPIAVGAAQGLKIRGVDAIAVCFFGDGAINRGPFMEALNWAVVYHLPVLFVCEDNRISATTASAPMTAGPGASARASAMGIAAVQVDGTDVRAVSNAAEALIREIRAGSGPRLLHALTDRHKGHVSVDPGTYRDPAAVAAALARDVIGRTRAQLVAQGHAAQVEQIEREAQAEIDAAVATATAAPLPDPSAAYTDIQNTGAGVWA from the coding sequence ATGGTGCGCATCCGCGCCTTCGAAGACGCGGCCGAAATCGCCAGCCAGGGCGGCGTAGCGGCCTGGGGCAAGGAGGCCTCGTCCACGCCGGCGCTGGTGCGCGGCCCGCTGCACCTGTCCACCGGCCAAGAGGCCGTGGCCGCCGGCGTATGCGCGCACCTGACGCCCGCCGACCTGCTGACCAGCACGCACCGCGGCCACGGCCACACGCTGGCCAAGGGCGCCGATCCGGCCAGGATGATGTGCGAGCTGTTCGGCCGCGCCACCGGCTACAACGGCGGCAAGGGCGGCTCGATGCACATCGCCGATTTCTCGGTCGGCATGCTGGGCGCCAACGGCGTGGTGGCCGCCGGCCTGCCGATTGCGGTGGGCGCGGCGCAGGGGCTGAAGATTCGCGGCGTGGACGCCATCGCCGTGTGCTTTTTTGGCGACGGCGCCATCAACCGCGGCCCCTTCATGGAAGCGCTGAACTGGGCCGTGGTGTACCACCTGCCAGTGCTGTTCGTGTGCGAGGACAACCGCATCAGCGCCACCACCGCCAGCGCACCCATGACGGCCGGCCCCGGCGCCAGCGCTCGCGCGTCTGCCATGGGCATCGCCGCGGTCCAGGTCGACGGCACGGACGTGCGGGCCGTGTCGAACGCGGCCGAGGCACTGATCCGCGAGATCCGCGCCGGCAGCGGCCCGCGCCTGCTGCATGCGTTGACCGACCGGCACAAGGGGCATGTCTCCGTCGACCCCGGCACGTACCGCGACCCCGCCGCCGTGGCCGCTGCACTGGCGCGCGATGTCATCGGGCGCACGCGCGCGCAACTGGTGGCGCAGGGCCACGCCGCGCAGGTCGAGCAGATCGAGCGCGAGGCGCAGGCCGAGATCGACGCCGCCGTGGCCACCGCCACCGCCGCGCCGCTGCCGGACCCATCGGCCGCGTACACCGACATTCAGAACACCGGCGCGGGGGTGTGGGCATGA
- a CDS encoding DUF488 domain-containing protein: MAQRLPICTIGHSTLSIDAFAERLRAGQVQRVIDIRAIPRSRTHPRFNQATLPDALAPFGIGYAHIAALGGRRRRSRDVPPEVNGFWDNASFHHYADYALHAAYQEGLAELRKHGQRERVAIMCAEAVWWRCHRRIVADWLIAAGESVRHILPTRIDEARLNPGAHVGPQGIVTYPAPADAP, encoded by the coding sequence GTGGCGCAGCGGCTGCCGATCTGCACCATCGGCCATTCGACCCTCAGCATCGACGCCTTTGCCGAGCGCCTGCGCGCAGGCCAGGTCCAGCGCGTGATCGACATTCGCGCCATCCCCCGCTCGCGCACCCACCCGCGGTTCAACCAGGCCACGCTGCCCGACGCACTGGCGCCCTTCGGCATCGGTTATGCGCACATTGCCGCCCTGGGCGGACGGCGCAGGCGCAGCCGCGACGTGCCGCCCGAAGTCAACGGCTTCTGGGACAACGCCAGCTTTCACCACTACGCCGACTACGCGCTGCACGCGGCGTACCAGGAGGGCCTGGCTGAACTGCGCAAACACGGCCAGCGCGAACGGGTGGCCATCATGTGTGCCGAAGCCGTGTGGTGGCGCTGCCACCGGCGCATCGTCGCCGACTGGCTGATCGCGGCGGGCGAATCGGTGCGACACATCCTGCCGACGCGCATTGACGAGGCGCGGCTCAACCCCGGCGCCCATGTCGGGCCGCAGGGCATCGTCACCTACCCGGCACCCGCCGACGCACCATAG
- a CDS encoding glucose 1-dehydrogenase: MSSPIALITGGATGIGKETAKQLAAKGATVIITGRRQPEGDKAIQEIRASAGPTGQASFVRNDVNDEEAVRGLIADIVRQHGRLDMAVNNAGISNENKTLDQSDSAAFRAMLDTNVLGLYYCMKHEIRQMLTQGGGAIVNLASIAGLNGIPWAPAYAATKHAVVGLTRSSALDHAKQGIRINAVAPGAIRTDLIAGQIQLGQYDEKMISAMHPMDRMGEPVEIARGICWLLSDEASFVTGHVLNIDGGFQAK; encoded by the coding sequence GTGTCATCACCGATTGCACTTATCACCGGCGGCGCCACCGGTATTGGCAAGGAAACCGCAAAGCAGTTGGCCGCCAAAGGCGCCACAGTCATCATCACCGGACGGCGCCAGCCTGAAGGCGACAAGGCAATCCAGGAGATTCGCGCCTCGGCGGGTCCCACGGGCCAAGCCTCGTTCGTGCGCAACGACGTGAACGACGAGGAGGCTGTGCGTGGCCTGATCGCCGACATCGTGCGCCAACACGGCCGGCTCGACATGGCCGTCAACAACGCCGGCATCTCCAACGAGAACAAGACGCTCGACCAGTCTGACAGTGCAGCCTTCAGGGCCATGCTCGACACCAACGTGCTCGGCCTGTACTACTGCATGAAGCACGAGATCCGCCAAATGTTGACGCAGGGTGGGGGCGCCATCGTCAATCTCGCGTCCATTGCCGGCTTGAACGGCATCCCTTGGGCGCCCGCCTACGCCGCGACGAAGCACGCCGTCGTGGGGCTCACCCGCTCCAGCGCGCTGGACCACGCCAAGCAGGGCATCCGCATCAATGCGGTCGCGCCGGGCGCCATCCGCACCGACTTGATCGCCGGGCAAATCCAGCTCGGGCAATACGACGAGAAGATGATCTCGGCGATGCATCCGATGGATCGGATGGGAGAACCGGTCGAGATTGCCAGGGGCATCTGTTGGTTGCTGTCGGACGAAGCTTCCTTCGTGACCGGACACGTCCTGAACATCGACGGCGGATTCCAGGCCAAATAA
- a CDS encoding DUF2945 domain-containing protein has product MPTRFKVGDHVGWHSEAGHVSGRITRVHTRDFDWKGYRHRAGPDNPQYEIQSDKTDHVAVHKGSALRHVSE; this is encoded by the coding sequence ATGCCCACCCGCTTCAAGGTCGGCGACCACGTCGGCTGGCATTCCGAAGCCGGTCACGTCAGCGGCCGCATCACCCGCGTGCACACGCGCGACTTCGACTGGAAGGGCTACCGCCACCGCGCTGGCCCGGACAACCCGCAGTACGAAATCCAGAGCGACAAGACCGACCACGTGGCGGTGCACAAGGGCTCGGCGCTGCGCCACGTCAGCGAGTGA
- the ntrC gene encoding nitrogen regulation protein NR(I): MKPIWIVDDDQSIRFVLEKALSREALPTRSFTQAREVLAALDEGSTPQVLVSDIRMPGGSGLDLLSQVKERLPGLPVIIMTAFSDLDSAVSSFQGGAFEYLPKPFDLPKAVELIHRAVAESRREDTVGEAQATAPEMLGQAPAMQDVFRAIGRLSQSHVTVLITGESGSGKELVARALHKHSPRASGPFVAINTAAIPKDLLESELFGHERGAFTGAQTMRRGRFEQADGGTLFLDEIGDMPFDLQTRLLRVLSDGHFYRVGGHAAVKSNVRVIAATHQNLEQRVKEGAFREDLFHRLNVIRLRLPPLRERREDIPALARHFMQQSARQLGVEAKRLSAPALARLERFAFPGNVRQLENLCHWLTVMAPAQVIEVKDLPPEILQTDADVAAPEPAVQGANQPEAAMAHGADPSAGAAPASEASPAVAQMAAPSSWQHGLEAEASQLLASGRTDVWDHLMHQVEARLIAAALAATRGRRIEAAQKLGIGRNTITRKIQELGIDADRD; this comes from the coding sequence ATGAAGCCCATCTGGATCGTGGACGACGATCAATCCATCCGCTTCGTGCTGGAAAAAGCCCTGTCGCGCGAAGCGCTGCCGACGCGCTCGTTCACCCAGGCGCGCGAGGTGCTGGCCGCGCTGGACGAAGGCAGCACGCCGCAGGTGCTGGTCAGCGACATCCGCATGCCGGGCGGCAGCGGGCTCGACCTGCTGAGCCAGGTGAAGGAGCGCCTGCCCGGCCTGCCGGTGATCATCATGACCGCGTTTTCCGACCTGGACAGCGCGGTGTCCAGCTTTCAGGGCGGCGCGTTCGAATACCTGCCCAAGCCCTTCGACCTGCCCAAGGCGGTCGAGCTGATCCATCGCGCCGTCGCCGAGAGCCGGCGCGAAGACACGGTGGGCGAAGCGCAGGCCACCGCGCCCGAAATGCTGGGCCAGGCGCCCGCCATGCAGGACGTGTTTCGCGCCATCGGCCGGCTGTCGCAAAGCCACGTGACGGTGCTGATCACCGGCGAATCGGGCAGCGGCAAGGAGCTGGTGGCCCGCGCGCTGCACAAGCATTCACCGCGCGCCAGTGGGCCTTTTGTTGCTATCAATACCGCAGCAATCCCGAAGGACCTGCTGGAAAGCGAACTGTTCGGCCACGAGCGCGGCGCCTTCACCGGTGCGCAGACCATGCGTCGCGGGCGCTTCGAGCAGGCCGACGGCGGCACGCTGTTCCTCGACGAGATCGGCGACATGCCGTTCGACCTGCAGACGCGGCTGCTGCGCGTGCTGTCGGACGGCCATTTCTACCGCGTGGGCGGCCACGCCGCGGTCAAGTCCAACGTGCGCGTGATCGCCGCCACGCACCAGAACCTTGAGCAGCGCGTGAAGGAGGGCGCCTTCCGCGAAGACCTGTTCCATCGGCTCAACGTGATCCGCCTGCGGCTGCCGCCGCTGCGCGAGCGGCGCGAGGACATTCCGGCGCTGGCGCGCCACTTCATGCAGCAGAGCGCGCGCCAGCTGGGCGTGGAAGCCAAGCGCCTGTCTGCCCCCGCGCTGGCGCGGCTGGAGCGCTTTGCGTTTCCTGGCAACGTGCGCCAGCTGGAGAACCTGTGCCACTGGCTCACCGTGATGGCGCCGGCGCAGGTCATCGAGGTGAAGGACCTGCCGCCCGAAATCCTGCAGACCGACGCGGACGTTGCAGCCCCCGAGCCGGCGGTGCAGGGCGCCAACCAGCCCGAAGCAGCCATGGCACACGGCGCCGATCCATCGGCTGGCGCCGCGCCAGCGTCAGAGGCATCGCCGGCCGTGGCGCAGATGGCCGCGCCGTCGTCGTGGCAGCACGGGCTGGAGGCCGAAGCCTCCCAGTTGCTGGCCAGCGGCCGCACCGACGTGTGGGATCACCTGATGCACCAGGTCGAAGCGCGCCTGATCGCCGCCGCGCTGGCCGCCACGCGGGGCCGCCGCATCGAGGCGGCGCAAAAGCTCGGCATCGGCCGCAACACCATCACGCGCAAGATCCAGGAACTGGGCATCGACGCCGACCGCGATTGA
- the xth gene encoding exodeoxyribonuclease III has product MKITTWNVNSLTARLQHVLDWLAANPVDVLALQELKLTDDKFPLDVLREVGYEAAVFGQKTYNGVALLSRAPIASVTRNIVGFTDENSRVIAGTVDGPGGPIRIVNGYFVNGQAPGTDKFEYKMSWLRGLRDWLREEMAAHPRLVLLGDFNIAPEDRDSYDPVGLAETIHHTTEERNHFKALLGLGLTDAFRLFEQPEKSYSWWDYRMLGYQKNRGLRIDHILVSEALVPGVQACAIDRVPRKWPKPSDHAPVTVTLG; this is encoded by the coding sequence ATGAAGATCACCACCTGGAACGTCAACTCCCTCACCGCCCGCCTGCAGCATGTGCTGGACTGGCTGGCCGCCAACCCGGTCGACGTGCTGGCGCTGCAGGAACTGAAGCTCACCGACGACAAGTTTCCGCTCGACGTGCTGCGCGAGGTGGGCTATGAGGCCGCCGTGTTCGGCCAGAAGACGTACAACGGCGTGGCGCTGCTGTCGCGCGCGCCCATCGCCAGCGTCACCCGCAACATCGTCGGCTTTACCGACGAGAACTCGCGCGTCATTGCCGGCACGGTGGACGGCCCGGGCGGGCCGATCCGCATCGTCAACGGCTACTTCGTGAACGGGCAGGCACCGGGCACCGACAAGTTTGAATACAAGATGAGCTGGCTGCGCGGCCTGCGCGACTGGCTGCGCGAGGAAATGGCTGCGCACCCGCGCCTGGTGCTGCTGGGCGACTTCAACATCGCACCCGAAGACCGCGACAGCTACGACCCGGTGGGCCTGGCCGAGACGATTCACCACACCACCGAGGAGCGCAACCACTTCAAGGCGCTGCTGGGCCTAGGCCTGACGGATGCGTTCCGCCTGTTCGAGCAGCCCGAAAAAAGCTACAGCTGGTGGGACTACCGCATGCTGGGCTACCAGAAGAACCGCGGCCTTCGCATCGACCACATCCTGGTCAGCGAAGCGCTGGTGCCCGGCGTGCAGGCCTGCGCCATCGACCGTGTGCCGCGCAAATGGCCCAAGCCCAGCGACCACGCGCCGGTGACCGTGACGCTGGGCTGA
- the glnL gene encoding nitrogen regulation protein NR(II) translates to MPSSRRPHPARFQAFDLLVTLVAVIDEAAVVLFANAALEDAVGLSWRSIEGTSLQQYFADGATLRHALQGARGNEFAALRYDAQLKRHGGEHLPVHVIVAQTETPGELVVELLPLEQQARQEREERLAEQAKANKELFRNLAHEVKNPLGGIRGAAQLLEMEIDDRALHEYTQVIIHESDRLQLLVDRLLAPHRHQPKVEDVNIHEVCERVRALVLAEFPRGLKVVRDYDTSIPDFRGDREQLIQAVLNIVHNAAQALAARIAQGDAEIVLRTRVLRQVTFGKQRYRLALELHVIDNGPGVPDSIKDRVFAPLVSGRDGGSGLGLTLAQTFVQQHHGLIELESQPGRTDFRILIPLP, encoded by the coding sequence ATGCCCTCATCCCGCCGTCCCCATCCCGCGCGCTTTCAGGCCTTCGACCTGCTGGTCACGCTGGTCGCGGTGATCGACGAGGCGGCTGTGGTGCTGTTTGCCAACGCGGCGCTGGAAGACGCCGTGGGCCTGTCCTGGCGCAGCATTGAAGGCACGTCGCTGCAGCAATACTTTGCCGACGGCGCCACGCTGCGCCACGCGCTGCAGGGCGCGCGCGGCAACGAATTTGCTGCGCTGCGCTACGACGCACAACTGAAGCGCCACGGCGGCGAACACCTGCCGGTGCATGTGATCGTGGCGCAGACGGAAACGCCGGGCGAGCTGGTGGTGGAGCTGCTGCCGCTGGAGCAGCAGGCGCGGCAGGAGCGCGAGGAGCGGCTGGCCGAGCAGGCCAAGGCCAACAAGGAGCTGTTTCGCAACCTGGCGCACGAGGTGAAGAACCCGTTGGGCGGCATTCGCGGCGCGGCGCAGCTGCTGGAGATGGAAATCGACGACCGCGCGCTGCACGAATACACGCAGGTCATCATCCACGAATCCGACCGCCTGCAGCTGCTGGTTGACCGGCTGCTGGCGCCGCACCGGCACCAGCCCAAGGTGGAGGACGTCAACATCCACGAAGTGTGCGAACGCGTGCGCGCGCTGGTGCTGGCCGAATTCCCGCGCGGGCTGAAGGTGGTGCGCGACTACGATACCTCGATCCCCGACTTTCGCGGCGACCGCGAACAGCTGATCCAGGCCGTGCTCAACATCGTGCACAACGCGGCGCAGGCGCTGGCCGCGCGCATCGCGCAGGGCGACGCCGAGATCGTGCTGCGCACGCGCGTGCTGCGGCAGGTGACTTTCGGCAAGCAGCGCTATCGACTGGCACTGGAATTGCATGTCATCGACAACGGGCCGGGCGTGCCGGACTCGATCAAGGACCGCGTGTTTGCGCCGCTGGTGTCGGGACGCGACGGCGGCAGTGGCCTGGGCCTGACGCTGGCGCAGACCTTCGTGCAGCAGCACCACGGCCTGATCGAGCTGGAAAGCCAGCCCGGGCGGACGGATTTCCGGATCCTCATTCCGCTGCCCTGA